From the genome of Thermosynechococcus sp. NK55a:
CTTGGCAAGATTTGAATTTACCCCGCACTGCTGTGGTTTTAGATCTGTGCTGTGCCCACGGCATTGTGACTCAAGCCTTAACTCAGGCCTTTGATCAGGTTACAGGATTGGATGCCTCCCCAAAGGCGATCGCCCGCGCCCGAGAGCGGGTACCCCAAGCCACCTATGTACAGGCCTTTGCTGAGAAGATGCCCTTTGCCGATGCCACCTTTGATCTGGTACACACCAGTATGGCGCTCCACGAAATGACCGCAGCCCAACTGAATGCCATCTTGGCGGAAGCGTGGCGGATTCTCAAGCCCGGTGGCTGGTTTGCCCTCATGGATTTTCACCGTCCCCAGGTGCCCCTCCTTTGGCCGGGGATTGCTCTCTTTTTTTGGCTCTTTGAAACGGAAACCGCTTGGCAACTGCTGCAAACAGACCTAGCTGAGCAGCTACGGCGACAGGGCTTCACTGTGGAGCGGCAGACTTACTACTTAGGACACAGTTTACAGGTTCTCCATGGCCGCAAACCCTGCGCGAACGATTAAGATATATGAACGACTTAGAACACGAGTGCGATAGCGATGGTAAGCTCACCGCCCCAACTGGAGATTAACTTAGAGACCGCTGCCGAATTTGTAGCGCGGCACATTGGCATTACGCCCAGCGATCTACCGCAAATGTTGACCCTGTTGGGGTATGGCAGCCTCAAGGAACTCATCAATGCCGTCATTCCGCCGGAGATTCGCTTGCAACGCCCTCTTGCCCTCGGTGAGGGCCTGAGTGAAACGGCAGCCCTGCAAAAATTACGCACCCTTGCCCAACAAAACCAAGTTTGGCGCAGCTACATCGGCATGGGCTACTACAACTGCATTACGCCTCCCGTGATTCAGCGCAACATTCTTGAAAACCCCGGCTGGTACACCCAGTACACCCCCTACCAAGCGGAAATTGCCCAAGGACGCCTGGAAGCCCTCCTTAACTTTCAAACCCTTGTGAGCGATCTGACGGGCTTGGCCATTGCCAATGCCTCCCTCCTCGATGAGGCCACGGCTGCCGCCGAAGCTATGACCCTGAGCTTCAATGCCTGCCGTCAAAAGGGCGCCAACTGCTTCTTGGTGGCCCAGGATTGCCATCCCCAAACCCTTGCCGTTCTGCGTACCCGTGCCCTACCCCTTGGCATCCAGATTGTGCCCATTGACCCAACGATCGCCAGTGAATTGCCCTGGGAGAATGCCTTTGGCCTCCTCTTGCAATATCCTGCTAGCGATGGCGCCGTGCGATCGCCCCAAGCCCTGATTGCCGCTGCCCATGAACGGGGACTTCTGGTGACCGTGGCCACGGATTTGCTGGCCTTGACCCTGTTGCAGCCGCCGGGGGAATTGGGGGCAGATATTGCCGTGGGTAGTTCGCAGCGCTTTGGGGTGCCCTTGGGGTATGGGGGTCCCCATGCCGCCTTCTTTGCCACCCGTGAAGAATTTAAGCGGCAGTTGCCAGGGCGCCTAGTGGGGGTTTCCCACGATGCTCTGGGTCAAAAAGCCCTGCGCCTTGCCTTGCAAACCCGCGAGCAGCACATCCGTCGCGAAAAGGCTACCAGTAACATTTGCACCGCCCAAGTTCTTCTGGCGGTTGTTGCCAGTATGTATGCCGTTTATCACGGAGCCGATGGGCTGCGGCAAATCGCCAAGCGCATCCATCAACAGGGAGTGAAATTGGCAGCAGGCCTAGAAGCAGCGGGCTATCAACTCTACTATTGTGAATTTTTTGACACCCTGCGCATTGGCTTGGGAAACCTGCCAGTGCAGGTGCTCAAGGAGCGGGCAGCAGCGGCACAAATCAACCTGCGCTACTTTGACGATGGCAGTGTGGGCATCAGCCTCGATGAGACCACCACCGAGAAAGATGTGGCGGATTTACTGGCCCTCTTTGGCGCCAGTCCTGCTGAAGTTGAAGGGGGCGATCGCCTGCCGTCAAGCCTGAAACGTCAATCCCCTTATCTCCAGCACCCGGTCTTTCAGGACTACCACAGCGAACACGCGCTGCTGCGCTACATTCATCGCCTTCAGGCCAAGGATCTGTCCCTCACGACCTCAATGATTCCCCTTGGCTCCTGCACGATGAAGCTGAATGCCACGGCTGAAATGCTGCCCATCAGTTGGCCAGAATTTAATCAGCTCCATCCCTTTGCTCCCCAAGAACAGGCTCAGGGATATCAGCAGCTCTTTCGGGAACTGGCGGCAATGCTGGCGGAAATTACAGGCTTTGATGCCATTTCCCTGCAACCCAATGCCGGCTCCCAAGGGGAGTATGCGGGACTCTTGGTGATCCGTCAGTACCACCACAGTCGCGGCGAAAGTCAGCGCAATGTCTGTCTCATTCCCACCTCTGCCCATGGCACCAACCCCGCCAGTGCCGTGATGGCTGGCATGGAAGTCGTGGCCGTCAATTGCGATCCCCAAGGCAACATTGACGTGGCAGATCTGGCGGCCAAGGCTGAGGCCTATGGCGATCGCCTAGCGGCCTTGATGATGACCTATCCCTCCACCCATGGCGTCTTTGAAGCGGGAATTGGCCAAATCTGCAACATCATCCATCGCTACGGTGGGCAAGTTTACATGGATGGTGCCAATATGAATGCCCAAGTAGGGCTGTGCCGTCCAGGGGACTTTGGTGCCGATGTTTGCCATTTAAATCTCCACAAAACCTTCTGCATTCCCCACGGGGGTGGTGGACCCGGGGTCGGCCCGATCGGGGTGAAAGCCCACTTAGCGCCCTTCTTACCGACAACACAGGTGATTCCCCAAGGATCAGAAATTGGCCCAGTGACCGCAGCCCCTTGGGGCAGTGCCAGTATTTTGCCGATTTCATGGATGTATATCACCCTGATGGGGGGGGTGGGGTTGACGCAAGCCACGGCGATCGCCATCCTCAATGCCAACTACATTGCCAAACGCCTGGAACCCTACTATCCCATTCTCTACAAAGGTGCCCACGGCTTGGTGGCCCACGAGTGTATTCTTGATCTGCGGCCCCTGAAAAAATCAGCGGGGATTGAGGTGGAGGATATTGCCAAGCGGTTAATGGACTACGGCTTCCATGCTCCCACTGTCTCTTGGCCGGTCCCCGGCACGCTGATGATTGAACCCACAGAGAGTGAAACCAAGGCGGAATTGGATCGCTTCTGTGAGGCGATGATTGCCATTCGTGCAGAAATTGCTGAAATTGAGGCCGGGGTGAGCGATCGCCAGCAAAACCCCCTGAAAAACGCCCCCCATCCAGCGCTGATGCTGGCCACAGAGCCATGGCCCTACCCCTACTCGCGGCAGGCGGCCGCCTACCCTGCCCCTTGGCTGCGGGAGTACAAATTCTGGCCAGCGGTCGCCCGTATTGACAATGCCTATGGCGAT
Proteins encoded in this window:
- a CDS encoding class I SAM-dependent methyltransferase; amino-acid sequence: MATILRTWSYQYPWLYDTISTLAAIAVGGSDRLHRLAWQDLNLPRTAVVLDLCCAHGIVTQALTQAFDQVTGLDASPKAIARARERVPQATYVQAFAEKMPFADATFDLVHTSMALHEMTAAQLNAILAEAWRILKPGGWFALMDFHRPQVPLLWPGIALFFWLFETETAWQLLQTDLAEQLRRQGFTVERQTYYLGHSLQVLHGRKPCAND
- the gcvP gene encoding aminomethyl-transferring glycine dehydrogenase, translating into MVSSPPQLEINLETAAEFVARHIGITPSDLPQMLTLLGYGSLKELINAVIPPEIRLQRPLALGEGLSETAALQKLRTLAQQNQVWRSYIGMGYYNCITPPVIQRNILENPGWYTQYTPYQAEIAQGRLEALLNFQTLVSDLTGLAIANASLLDEATAAAEAMTLSFNACRQKGANCFLVAQDCHPQTLAVLRTRALPLGIQIVPIDPTIASELPWENAFGLLLQYPASDGAVRSPQALIAAAHERGLLVTVATDLLALTLLQPPGELGADIAVGSSQRFGVPLGYGGPHAAFFATREEFKRQLPGRLVGVSHDALGQKALRLALQTREQHIRREKATSNICTAQVLLAVVASMYAVYHGADGLRQIAKRIHQQGVKLAAGLEAAGYQLYYCEFFDTLRIGLGNLPVQVLKERAAAAQINLRYFDDGSVGISLDETTTEKDVADLLALFGASPAEVEGGDRLPSSLKRQSPYLQHPVFQDYHSEHALLRYIHRLQAKDLSLTTSMIPLGSCTMKLNATAEMLPISWPEFNQLHPFAPQEQAQGYQQLFRELAAMLAEITGFDAISLQPNAGSQGEYAGLLVIRQYHHSRGESQRNVCLIPTSAHGTNPASAVMAGMEVVAVNCDPQGNIDVADLAAKAEAYGDRLAALMMTYPSTHGVFEAGIGQICNIIHRYGGQVYMDGANMNAQVGLCRPGDFGADVCHLNLHKTFCIPHGGGGPGVGPIGVKAHLAPFLPTTQVIPQGSEIGPVTAAPWGSASILPISWMYITLMGGVGLTQATAIAILNANYIAKRLEPYYPILYKGAHGLVAHECILDLRPLKKSAGIEVEDIAKRLMDYGFHAPTVSWPVPGTLMIEPTESETKAELDRFCEAMIAIRAEIAEIEAGVSDRQQNPLKNAPHPALMLATEPWPYPYSRQAAAYPAPWLREYKFWPAVARIDNAYGDRHLVCSCSVPIRAPQS